The following are encoded in a window of Bacteroidota bacterium genomic DNA:
- the rho gene encoding transcription termination factor Rho has protein sequence MAEEIPFRGILELIGDKKFGFIRGLRHDLPKGENDAFVPPPLIKKLALRDGVILEGSLRPGRKGDMQVDKVYKIMGVSPDKWTRTRDYETGHTIYPDEKLKLVTGPTDFSMRAVELAAPIGKGQRALIVAPPRTGKTVLLKKIAASISENHDEIELVALLVDERPEEVTDFRRSTKAMVFASSNDREPDNHVRVSTLSLEYAKRLVELGKDVVLLLDSLTRLGRNFNLWIEGGGRTMSGGLDSRALSVPRKIFGAARNIEFGGSLTIIATALVETGSRMDEVIFEEFKGTGNAEIVLDRKMADKRIYPAINLKKSGTRNEELLLGDSVAQHHRLFRALNQRPPIDAMQALLRHFQQSPTNEDLLNELVPN, from the coding sequence ATGGCAGAAGAAATTCCGTTTCGAGGTATACTCGAGCTCATCGGAGATAAAAAATTTGGATTTATACGAGGATTGCGCCACGATTTACCCAAAGGTGAAAATGACGCATTTGTACCCCCGCCCCTCATTAAAAAGCTTGCCCTGCGTGATGGCGTTATTCTAGAAGGTAGCCTGCGCCCCGGAAGAAAAGGGGACATGCAAGTTGACAAGGTTTACAAAATAATGGGTGTTTCACCCGACAAATGGACCCGCACCAGAGACTACGAAACGGGCCATACCATTTATCCCGACGAAAAGCTCAAACTGGTCACCGGTCCTACCGATTTTTCCATGCGTGCCGTAGAATTGGCCGCACCTATTGGTAAAGGACAGCGTGCCCTCATTGTTGCACCGCCGCGGACAGGCAAAACCGTTCTGCTCAAGAAAATTGCAGCATCCATCAGCGAAAATCACGATGAAATTGAACTGGTTGCCTTGCTTGTGGATGAACGGCCTGAAGAAGTAACTGATTTTCGTCGGTCAACAAAAGCGATGGTGTTTGCCTCGTCAAACGATCGCGAGCCTGACAACCACGTACGCGTTTCTACCCTGTCGCTCGAATATGCAAAGCGACTTGTAGAACTCGGCAAAGACGTTGTGCTCCTGCTCGATTCGCTCACGCGTTTGGGCCGTAACTTCAACCTTTGGATTGAAGGCGGTGGCCGCACCATGTCGGGCGGTCTTGATTCGCGTGCATTGTCTGTACCACGTAAGATTTTTGGTGCGGCACGTAATATTGAGTTTGGTGGTTCACTTACCATCATCGCCACGGCACTGGTAGAAACAGGAAGCCGTATGGATGAAGTGATTTTTGAAGAGTTCAAAGGAACGGGCAACGCAGAGATTGTGCTAGACCGTAAAATGGCAGACAAGCGTATTTACCCTGCCATCAACCTGAAGAAAAGCGGCACAAGAAACGAAGAACTGTTGCTCGGCGACTCAGTTGCCCAGCACCACCGCCTCTTCCGCGCCCTGAACCAGCGTCCCCCCATCGACGCCATGCAGGCCCTGCTGCGCCATTTCCAGCAGTCACCCACTAATGAAGACCTCCTTAATGAGTTAGTGCCGAATTAG
- a CDS encoding alpha/beta hydrolase, translating to MQSWVKNLYIEQSGPETAPPVLVLHGWGSNAGLMRPIVTALQDRYRVFNVDLPGHGQTPLPPAPWGVPEHAALVQALIEQEIGQSVHIVGHSNGGRISLYMASRPQSASLIRTLSLISPSGVTPKRSAKYYFKRGIASTLKAPFKVLPGRLKAYGNDWLRHSLIWRMLGSSDYSQLQGVMREVFVKTVNCHLDDDLARIAAPTLLFRGSEDTAISQYQMDVLVDRIQGSELVTLDGAAHYGHLDQPQIVTGGIRHFLGLHTPDAALSTNGG from the coding sequence ATGCAATCCTGGGTTAAGAACCTGTACATCGAACAATCCGGACCGGAAACGGCGCCGCCTGTCCTCGTCTTGCATGGCTGGGGCAGCAACGCCGGCCTTATGCGACCGATTGTAACGGCGCTGCAAGACAGGTACCGTGTCTTCAATGTCGATTTGCCCGGACACGGCCAGACCCCCCTGCCCCCTGCGCCATGGGGTGTGCCTGAGCACGCAGCCCTTGTACAGGCCCTTATCGAGCAAGAAATTGGCCAATCGGTGCATATTGTAGGCCATTCCAACGGGGGGCGGATTTCATTATACATGGCAAGCCGGCCGCAGAGTGCCAGCCTCATCCGTACACTTTCGCTGATCAGTCCTTCTGGCGTTACCCCCAAACGATCAGCCAAATATTACTTCAAACGCGGCATTGCCTCTACCTTAAAAGCCCCTTTCAAGGTGCTCCCTGGCCGGCTCAAAGCCTACGGCAACGATTGGCTCAGGCATTCCCTCATTTGGCGCATGCTCGGCTCTTCAGACTATAGCCAGTTACAGGGCGTCATGCGCGAGGTGTTTGTAAAGACGGTCAATTGTCATCTCGACGATGATTTAGCCCGTATCGCGGCCCCTACCCTGCTCTTCAGGGGAAGCGAGGACACAGCCATTTCGCAATATCAGATGGACGTGTTGGTTGATCGAATTCAGGGCAGTGAGCTTGTCACACTTGATGGTGCTGCACATTATGGGCATCTGGACCAGCCCCAAATTGTAACCGGTGGCATCCGGCATTTCCTTGGCCTTCACACGCCGGACGCGGCCCTTTCCACAAACGGAGGATGA
- the murF gene encoding UDP-N-acetylmuramoyl-tripeptide--D-alanyl-D-alanine ligase — MSPAMLYFFLFFTLTTTVFAGWRAWQRIRFFLHVYQLESYKPVRYINWIKKRGKSRLLRVSHLLAWPLLIGASGLYWQTGKLWPVAVLLAVWGVLFASSREYQGYRQKKPLAVTNRMKRLMGTAAALALIPVGAGALWGLLTWQPAGFLAYLTGFLVADLGAPLVVLFSAWLMQPVEKSIQNGFKKQARSTLLSRTDLFTLGITGSYGKTSVKFIVAEILRQRFNVLATPGSYNTPMGICIVVNNKLKREHQVLVLEMGMRYRGDIKELCDIAQPDLALITDVGVAHLETMGSIENIAQEKGDILQYMKPGGDAVLNIDNPYVAAMASRVQGKVWRISIKDHPDADIKARNIRYTPEGATFEVEDEEGNTQQFKTRLLGRHNVSNILLGVAAGRQLGLRLRQIAHGVARVEPVEHRLQLIQKGDITVIDDAFNSNPVGARNAVEVLGAFESGRRVIVTPGMVELGARQEEENKILGQHIAKHVDLAVLVGDKQTAPIQEGLRAENFPAEKTRVFASFFDAQNFLQGYLKSGDVVLYENDLPDQYNE, encoded by the coding sequence ATGAGCCCTGCTATGCTGTATTTCTTCCTCTTCTTTACCCTCACAACTACTGTGTTTGCCGGCTGGCGTGCCTGGCAGCGCATCAGATTTTTCCTGCATGTGTATCAGTTGGAGAGCTACAAACCGGTCCGTTACATCAATTGGATCAAAAAGCGAGGCAAAAGCCGGCTCTTGCGCGTGTCGCATTTGCTCGCATGGCCCCTGTTGATTGGCGCATCTGGACTGTATTGGCAAACCGGAAAGCTATGGCCAGTAGCCGTGCTGCTTGCAGTATGGGGCGTCCTTTTTGCGTCTTCGCGCGAATACCAGGGCTACCGGCAAAAAAAGCCGCTGGCTGTAACAAATCGGATGAAACGGCTGATGGGAACGGCTGCTGCACTCGCGCTGATTCCTGTAGGCGCCGGTGCACTTTGGGGATTGCTCACCTGGCAGCCCGCCGGCTTCCTGGCCTACCTCACCGGCTTTCTGGTTGCCGATCTGGGTGCTCCGCTCGTGGTCCTTTTCTCCGCCTGGTTAATGCAGCCTGTTGAGAAATCCATACAAAATGGATTCAAGAAGCAAGCACGCAGTACGCTCCTTAGCCGTACTGATTTATTCACCCTGGGCATTACGGGTTCATACGGAAAAACCAGCGTCAAATTTATTGTAGCTGAAATCCTCCGCCAGCGCTTCAATGTGCTGGCAACACCAGGGTCGTACAATACCCCCATGGGCATTTGTATTGTGGTGAACAACAAGCTCAAACGCGAGCATCAGGTACTTGTGCTCGAAATGGGGATGCGGTACCGGGGCGACATCAAAGAATTGTGTGATATCGCGCAACCTGACCTCGCGCTAATCACTGACGTCGGCGTGGCCCACCTGGAAACCATGGGTAGCATTGAAAATATTGCGCAGGAAAAAGGAGACATCCTGCAATACATGAAGCCGGGTGGCGATGCGGTCCTCAATATCGACAACCCGTATGTAGCGGCGATGGCCAGCAGGGTACAGGGAAAAGTTTGGCGCATTTCGATCAAAGATCACCCTGATGCGGATATCAAAGCCCGTAATATCCGGTATACGCCTGAAGGGGCAACATTTGAAGTAGAAGACGAGGAAGGCAACACGCAACAGTTCAAAACCCGGCTTTTAGGCCGGCACAATGTATCCAATATCCTGCTTGGGGTTGCTGCAGGCCGCCAACTTGGCTTGCGACTGCGACAAATAGCCCACGGCGTTGCGCGCGTTGAGCCTGTCGAACATCGCCTGCAATTGATTCAAAAAGGCGATATCACGGTGATCGACGATGCCTTTAATTCAAATCCTGTTGGTGCGCGTAATGCTGTAGAAGTACTCGGTGCCTTTGAATCAGGCCGGCGCGTTATTGTAACGCCAGGGATGGTAGAATTGGGCGCACGACAGGAAGAAGAGAACAAGATTCTGGGCCAGCATATCGCCAAACATGTGGACCTTGCGGTGCTTGTTGGAGACAAACAAACAGCCCCAATTCAGGAAGGCCTGCGTGCTGAAAACTTCCCGGCTGAAAAAACCCGTGTATTTGCCTCATTCTTTGATGCACAGAACTTCCTGCAAGGCTACCTGAAGTCGGGTGACGTCGTATTGTACGAAAACGATTTACCCGACCAATACAACGAATAA